One region of Juglans microcarpa x Juglans regia isolate MS1-56 chromosome 7S, Jm3101_v1.0, whole genome shotgun sequence genomic DNA includes:
- the LOC121240488 gene encoding uncharacterized protein At5g39865-like, producing the protein MRRQLGKSTVRIHNTSSPPTLFSFKDVQELCAEEPPQHTAKKPSIFHRVRVANSIIRAWSTRPPTHPPADSPESSPNVAAVSDQSGSDPLATTQSKPSIRIPGTEKRIVVYFTSLRVVRSTFEDCRAVQSILRGFRVSLDERDLSMDSAFLTELQEILGGQNKSKLSLPRVFIGGRYVGGAEEIRQLHEAGELKKLVEGLPAAEPGVCDSCGGYRFILCGECYGSHKLFTEKSGFKSCTSCNENGMIRCPSCHSAPLSAVRLD; encoded by the coding sequence ATGAGGCGGCAGTTGGGCAAATCAACCGTTCGGATTCACAACACGTCATCTCCGCCCACCCTCTTCTCTTTCAAGGACGTCCAAGAGCTCTGCGCCGAGGAGCCCCCTCAACACACCGCCAAGAAACCGTCTATATTCCACCGGGTACGAGTCGCCAACTCGATCATCCGTGCCTGGTCAACTCGCCCACCGACTCACCCACCCGCAGACTCACCCGAGTCCAGTCCAAATGTAGCCGCCGTCTCGGACCAATCGGGCAGCGACCCACTTGCGACAACGCAATCCAAACCGTCGATTCGGATCCCCGGCACCGAGAAGCGCATTGTGGTGTACTTCACGAGCCTCCGGGTAGTGAGGTCCACGTTCGAGGATTGCAGGGCCGTACAATCCATTCTACGTGGGTTTCGTGTCTCGCTCGACGAAAGAGATCTCTCCATGGACTCGGCGTTCCTAACCGAGCTGCAGGAGATCCTGGGCGGTCAAAACAAAAGCAAGTTAAGCTTGCCGAGGGTTTTCATTGGTGGGAGGTACGTGGGCGGGGCGGAAGAGATTCGGCAGCTGCACGAGGCTGGAGAGCTCAAGAAGCTTGTGGAAGGCTTGCCCGCAGCGGAACCGGGCGTGTGTGACTCGTGCGGCGGCTACAGATTCATTCTGTGCGGCGAGTGTTACGGTAGCCATAAACTGTTCACGGAAAAAAGCGGGTTCAAGAGCTGTACGTCGTGCAACGAGAACGGTATGATCAGGTGCCCTTCTTGTCACTCCGCGCCTCTCTCAGCCGTCCGATTAGACTAA